The sequence TTCCGCTAGAGGCCTGTGAAAGCCAAGGGCAGGCTTACTTACCGCGAGTGCTGGGACGGTTGTGATGGGCACCGTCGTGACGTCCCGAGGATGCGGGACGGCCAGCGCCGCCGGGGCGTCCGCCGCCGGACCTTCCACCGCCACCACCACCGCCGGTGCGACGGCCGGTCTCAATGGGTTCGGCCCGGATGGCCGGATCCGGCGCGAAGCCGGGGATCACGACCTTCGGGATGTCGAGCTTGAGGAGTTTCTCGATGTCCCGCAACAGCCGCGATTCATCCACGCAGACCAGGCTCAGGGCCTGGCCCTCCACGCCCGCGCGGCCGGTGCGGCCGATGCGGTGGATGTAGTCTTCGGGCACCTGGGGCAGTTCGTAGTTCACCACGTGCGGCAAGTGGTCGATGTCGAGCCCGCGGGCGGCGATATCGGTGGCCACCAGCACGCGCACCTTGCCGCCCTTGAAGTCCTGGAGGGCGCGGATGCGCTGGGGTTGGCTCTTGTTGCCGTGGATGGCGGCGGAGGTGATGCCGTCCTTCTCCAATTGGTCGCTCAAGCGGTTGGCGCCGTGCTTGGTGCGGGTGAACACCAGCACCTGTTCCAGGCGGCCTTCGCGGATGATGTCGCTGAGCAGCTCGCGTTTGCGCTCGCGGTCCACGGGATGGACGATCTGCTCCACGAGCTCGATGGCGGAATTCCGCGGGGCCACGTCCACGCTGACGGGATCCTTCAGGAATCCGGACGCGAGGCCCCGGATCTCGTCGCTGAAAGTCGCGCTGAAGAGCAGGCTCTGCCGTTTGGTGGGCAGCAGCGCGAGGATCTTCTTGATGTCGCGGATGAAACCCATGTCCAGCATGCGGTCGGCTTCATCCAGCACCAGGAATTCCACATGGCGGAGGTTCACGGTGCCCTGGCCCTGGTGGTCCAGCAGGCGTCCCGGCGTCGCCACCAGGATGTCCACGCCGCCCTGGAGGATGCGGATTTGGGGATTGATGTTCACGCCGCCAAACACGGTGGTGGAGCGCACGGGAAGATGCTTGCCGTAGGTGCGCACGCTTTCCTCGACCTGCATGGCGAGTTCGCGGGTGGGGGTGAGGACCAAGACCCGGATCGGGTGGCGGGCTGGGCTGGTGCTGCTGGAAAGCTCGGGCGT comes from Holophagaceae bacterium and encodes:
- a CDS encoding DEAD/DEAH box helicase; translation: MSSFDTLGLSAELLRAVKDQGYETPTPIQSKAIPVVLSGRDLLAAAQTGTGKTAGFVLPILQMLTPELSSSTSPARHPIRVLVLTPTRELAMQVEESVRTYGKHLPVRSTTVFGGVNINPQIRILQGGVDILVATPGRLLDHQGQGTVNLRHVEFLVLDEADRMLDMGFIRDIKKILALLPTKRQSLLFSATFSDEIRGLASGFLKDPVSVDVAPRNSAIELVEQIVHPVDRERKRELLSDIIREGRLEQVLVFTRTKHGANRLSDQLEKDGITSAAIHGNKSQPQRIRALQDFKGGKVRVLVATDIAARGLDIDHLPHVVNYELPQVPEDYIHRIGRTGRAGVEGQALSLVCVDESRLLRDIEKLLKLDIPKVVIPGFAPDPAIRAEPIETGRRTGGGGGGGRSGGGRPGGAGRPASSGRHDGAHHNRPSTRGK